The following proteins are co-located in the Fusobacteriaceae bacterium genome:
- a CDS encoding ATP-binding protein, producing MKENEIKITIPSSLQNVSIIRAMLKAYFEHEHVDKHDSFQLLTVIDELSTNVVEHGYKYSRGNIIIRIEKEEHEISLVVEDNGIGFDDSKLSKEEGGLGLQIARNIADTFVIEKKENGTCFRFKKKIREVI from the coding sequence ATGAAGGAAAATGAGATCAAGATAACGATTCCTTCTTCCCTGCAAAACGTTTCAATCATCAGGGCAATGCTGAAGGCATACTTCGAGCACGAGCACGTGGACAAACACGATTCTTTCCAGTTGCTCACGGTAATTGATGAACTGTCGACCAATGTCGTGGAGCATGGATACAAGTACAGCCGCGGAAATATCATTATCCGGATCGAAAAAGAAGAGCATGAGATTTCCCTGGTTGTGGAGGACAACGGAATCGGCTTTGATGACAGCAAGCTCAGCAAAGAGGAGGGCGGTTTGGGGCTTCAGATCGCCAGAAACATTGCCGACACCTTTGTCATCGAAAAAAAAGAAAACGGTACTTGTTTCAGATTCAAAAAGAAAATTCGGGAGGTCATATAA
- the rny gene encoding ribonuclease Y — MNYIVLVGPVVLGLCVIFGLLFKKMSIDKEIRRLNNLEDEVQKAKLKAKDITEKAEQDAHARSKEIELKTKDELLRLKEEADREIKNSKNELAQRETRLVRKEEILDGKIEKADERTKELEKTTEQLEKKKEEIDQMRLRQETELERISGLSRNEARDILIAKLKEDLVHDTAVAIKEYESILEQEKEKMSKRVLATAISKAASEYVVDATVSVVNLPNDEMKGRIIGREGRNIRTIEALTGVDIIIDDTPEAVVLSSFDGVKREVARIAIERLITDGRIHPGKIEEIVNKAQKEIDKEIVNAGEEAVLEVGITGVHPEIIKNLGRLKYRTSYGQNVLTHSIEVAKLASTLASEIKGDVKLAKRAGLLHDIGKILDSDNEYSHAMIGGEFLKKFGEKPEVINAVMAHHNEVEFETVESILVQAADAVSASRPGARRETLTAYLKRLKDLEEIANSFTGVESSYAIQAGREIRIVINPDEVSDDAATKMARDVAKKVEETMQYPGQIKVTVLRETRAIDYAR; from the coding sequence ATGAATTATATTGTGCTTGTAGGGCCCGTCGTCCTGGGTCTCTGCGTAATTTTCGGGTTGTTGTTCAAAAAGATGTCCATTGACAAGGAGATCCGGCGGCTGAACAACCTGGAGGACGAAGTTCAGAAAGCGAAACTGAAGGCAAAGGATATCACGGAAAAAGCGGAGCAGGACGCTCACGCGAGAAGCAAAGAAATCGAACTCAAGACAAAAGACGAATTGCTGCGGTTGAAAGAAGAGGCCGACCGGGAGATCAAAAACTCCAAAAATGAACTGGCCCAAAGGGAGACAAGACTCGTCCGGAAGGAAGAAATCCTCGACGGGAAGATCGAAAAAGCCGACGAGCGGACGAAAGAACTGGAAAAGACCACGGAACAACTGGAAAAAAAGAAAGAAGAGATCGACCAGATGCGCCTCCGGCAGGAAACGGAACTGGAACGGATCTCGGGACTGTCCCGCAACGAGGCCAGAGATATCCTCATCGCCAAACTGAAGGAAGATCTCGTCCACGACACGGCGGTCGCCATCAAAGAATACGAAAGCATCCTTGAGCAGGAAAAAGAAAAGATGTCCAAGCGCGTTCTCGCCACGGCCATCAGCAAAGCGGCTTCGGAATACGTCGTAGACGCCACCGTATCCGTCGTAAACCTCCCCAATGACGAAATGAAAGGGCGCATCATCGGCCGTGAAGGCCGGAATATCCGGACAATCGAGGCGCTGACCGGCGTCGATATCATCATCGACGATACGCCCGAGGCCGTTGTGCTCTCGAGCTTCGACGGCGTCAAGCGTGAAGTGGCCAGGATCGCCATTGAGCGTCTGATCACCGACGGCCGGATTCACCCCGGCAAGATTGAGGAAATCGTCAACAAGGCCCAGAAGGAAATTGACAAGGAAATCGTTAACGCCGGTGAGGAAGCGGTCCTTGAAGTGGGAATCACGGGCGTGCATCCCGAGATCATTAAAAATCTGGGTAGACTCAAGTACCGGACAAGTTACGGGCAAAACGTATTGACCCACTCCATCGAGGTCGCGAAACTGGCAAGCACGCTGGCCAGCGAAATCAAGGGAGACGTCAAACTGGCGAAACGGGCCGGGTTACTCCATGATATCGGGAAGATCCTCGACAGCGACAACGAATATTCCCACGCCATGATCGGCGGGGAATTCCTCAAGAAATTCGGCGAAAAACCCGAAGTAATCAACGCCGTTATGGCGCATCACAACGAAGTGGAATTTGAGACCGTGGAATCGATCCTCGTGCAGGCGGCCGACGCCGTATCCGCATCCAGACCGGGAGCGCGCCGGGAGACCCTGACCGCTTACCTCAAGCGGCTCAAGGACCTCGAGGAAATCGCCAACTCCTTTACGGGCGTGGAATCGTCCTACGCGATCCAGGCGGGACGGGAAATCCGGATCGTCATCAACCCCGACGAGGTGTCCGACGACGCGGCGACCAAGATGGCCCGCGACGTGGCCAAGAAAGTCGAAGAAACCATGCAGTATCCGGGCCAGATCAAGGTAACGGTGCTGCGGGAGACGCGCGCCATCGATTACGCGAGATGA
- a CDS encoding STAS domain-containing protein yields MHTEFDISEKTAGKIKILKVIGELDALVAPRLKERLTKLEEEDYKNFIIDFEQLEHINSLAMGILRGKLKTVKELGGNIKLIKLNDHVKGIFEMIGLDEIFEIYETEEEALESFK; encoded by the coding sequence ATGCATACAGAATTTGACATAAGCGAAAAAACTGCGGGAAAAATCAAAATTCTGAAAGTGATCGGGGAACTGGACGCGCTCGTTGCTCCCAGACTCAAGGAACGCTTGACAAAACTGGAAGAAGAGGACTACAAGAATTTTATCATCGATTTTGAGCAATTGGAACACATCAATAGTTTGGCAATGGGTATTTTGAGAGGGAAACTGAAGACAGTCAAAGAACTGGGCGGAAACATCAAACTGATCAAACTCAACGACCACGTCAAAGGTATATTCGAAATGATCGGACTCGATGAGATTTTCGAAATATACGAAACCGAGGAGGAAGCCCTCGAAAGTTTCAAATAA
- the miaA gene encoding tRNA (adenosine(37)-N6)-dimethylallyltransferase MiaA, which translates to MTKGIVIAGPTAVGKTGVSLFLAEMLGGEIISADSAQIYRGLDIGTAKITTAERRGVPHHMIDVVDLSTRFTAGDYARMVAGILSEGEAGDKPMIMTGGSGLYIRAVADGFAELPPGNPEIRKRLAGMSPEVLYGALRKHDPEAAAAIHANNRKRVERALEVFLLTGKPFSEISKNNRRGHNWTFLRIFLHMDRDALYAGIDRRVDEMMARGFVQEVEKLRPKYSRYLRSLNIIGYTEILDYLAGAMTLPETVELIKKNSRHYAKRQFSWFVNDAHFTPYDRGTESDREVAEKIAKMYKM; encoded by the coding sequence ATGACAAAAGGAATCGTCATCGCGGGACCGACTGCGGTGGGTAAGACCGGCGTTTCCCTGTTTCTGGCGGAAATGCTCGGCGGAGAAATCATTTCGGCCGATTCGGCGCAGATCTACAGGGGACTTGATATCGGTACGGCCAAGATTACAACGGCTGAACGACGGGGCGTCCCCCATCATATGATAGACGTCGTCGATCTTTCGACGCGCTTTACGGCGGGAGATTACGCGCGGATGGTCGCGGGGATTCTGAGCGAAGGGGAGGCGGGAGATAAGCCGATGATTATGACCGGCGGGAGCGGGCTCTATATCCGGGCAGTGGCGGACGGCTTCGCGGAACTGCCTCCGGGAAATCCCGAAATCCGGAAACGGCTGGCGGGTATGTCTCCCGAAGTGCTTTACGGGGCCTTGCGCAAGCATGATCCCGAAGCGGCGGCGGCCATTCACGCCAACAACAGAAAGCGGGTCGAGCGGGCCTTGGAGGTTTTTCTGCTGACGGGAAAACCCTTTTCCGAAATCTCCAAAAATAATCGCCGGGGGCACAACTGGACTTTTTTGCGGATTTTTCTCCACATGGACAGAGACGCGCTCTATGCCGGGATTGACCGGCGGGTCGATGAAATGATGGCGCGGGGCTTCGTGCAAGAGGTGGAAAAATTGCGCCCGAAATACTCCCGCTATCTCCGAAGCCTCAATATTATCGGCTATACCGAGATTCTCGATTACCTTGCGGGGGCCATGACGCTCCCCGAGACCGTGGAGCTCATCAAAAAAAATTCCCGGCACTACGCCAAGCGCCAATTCTCGTGGTTTGTCAACGACGCTCATTTTACCCCGTATGATCGGGGGACCGAAAGTGACCGGGAAGTCGCGGAAAAAATTGCAAAAATGTACAAAATGTAA
- the obgE gene encoding GTPase ObgE yields the protein MFIDEVVITVKAGNGGDGSASFRREKFVQFGGPDGGDGGKGGDIIFLADPNLNTLIDFRYKKVFSAQNGENGQKKQCNGKSGQDLVIKVPVGTMIRESESGKLLLDMNAPEMRRILLKGGAGGPGNVNFKTPTRQAPKLAGKGKEGQELKIRLELKLLADVALVGYPSVGKSSFINKVSAAKSKVADYHFTTLEPKLGVVRLSEGRSFVVADIPGLIEGAHEGVGLGDKFLRHIERCRLICHLVDISGLEGRDPLKDYALITRELAKFSAKLSEKPCLVLANKMDLLPGGEENSRYVAFREAMEKEGNKVYPVSVLAGKGIEPVLYKCYELLQTIPREVLEEEADIEGVLREIKESPEDFVITKESDGTWTVSGRILDSVLAKYVIHADGDSVISFLHMMKSLGLEEAMRDAGIQNGDSVRIADVEFDYVE from the coding sequence ATGTTTATCGACGAAGTAGTGATTACCGTCAAGGCCGGAAACGGCGGCGACGGCTCCGCCTCATTCCGGCGGGAAAAATTTGTGCAGTTCGGCGGGCCCGACGGCGGCGACGGCGGCAAGGGCGGCGACATCATTTTTCTGGCCGATCCCAATCTCAATACGCTGATCGATTTCCGCTACAAGAAGGTCTTTTCGGCGCAAAACGGGGAAAACGGGCAGAAAAAGCAATGCAACGGGAAATCGGGACAGGATCTCGTGATCAAAGTCCCCGTGGGGACCATGATTCGCGAAAGCGAAAGCGGCAAGTTGCTTCTGGACATGAACGCCCCGGAAATGAGAAGAATCCTCCTCAAAGGAGGCGCCGGGGGCCCCGGCAACGTCAATTTCAAGACGCCTACACGGCAGGCCCCGAAACTCGCCGGAAAAGGAAAAGAAGGGCAGGAACTCAAAATCCGCCTCGAGCTCAAACTTTTGGCCGACGTGGCCTTGGTGGGCTATCCCTCCGTGGGAAAATCCAGTTTTATTAACAAAGTTTCCGCCGCCAAATCCAAAGTGGCCGATTATCATTTTACGACGCTGGAGCCGAAACTGGGCGTCGTGCGTCTCTCCGAAGGCCGGTCCTTTGTGGTGGCGGATATTCCGGGCCTGATCGAGGGCGCCCACGAGGGCGTGGGCCTCGGGGACAAATTCCTCAGGCATATCGAGCGCTGCCGGCTCATCTGTCACCTTGTGGATATTTCGGGCCTTGAGGGCAGAGATCCGCTGAAAGACTATGCGCTTATCACGAGAGAACTGGCCAAATTCAGCGCAAAGCTCTCGGAAAAGCCCTGTCTGGTCCTCGCCAACAAGATGGACCTCCTGCCCGGCGGCGAGGAAAATTCCCGGTATGTCGCCTTCCGGGAGGCCATGGAAAAAGAGGGGAACAAGGTTTATCCCGTTTCCGTACTGGCTGGGAAGGGCATTGAGCCCGTACTCTACAAATGCTATGAATTGCTGCAGACCATTCCCCGTGAGGTACTGGAGGAAGAAGCCGATATAGAGGGCGTTTTGCGGGAAATCAAAGAAAGCCCCGAGGATTTTGTGATTACAAAGGAAAGCGACGGAACCTGGACCGTGAGCGGCCGGATTCTGGACAGCGTCCTTGCCAAATATGTGATCCACGCCGACGGGGATTCCGTGATCTCATTTTTGCATATGATGAAATCCCTCGGTCTCGAAGAGGCCATGCGGGACGCCGGAATCCAAAACGGAGACTCCGTCAGGATTGCCGACGTGGAATTCGATTACGTGGAATAG